In a single window of the Arachis hypogaea cultivar Tifrunner chromosome 6, arahy.Tifrunner.gnm2.J5K5, whole genome shotgun sequence genome:
- the LOC112695855 gene encoding probable indole-3-pyruvate monooxygenase YUCCA10: MVEKAEVIIVGAGTSGLAAAACLTQKSVPFTLLEREDCFASLWQKYTYDRLHLHLGKKVCELPFLPFPDSYPRYVPKKLFIEYLDSYVKHFNINPLYYRSVELAEFDEVDRKWKVKAKNRSSGEVEEYSGRFLVVATGETAEPRVPRVEGLESFKGKVMHSTGYKNGKEFKDEHVLVVGSGNSGMEIALDLSNFGAKPSIIVRSPVHILSRNMMYYSGMLLKYLSLSTVEKLLVIVSRIVYGDLSKYGLPWPSEGPFTMKIKYGKFPIIDLGTIKKIKHGEIQVLSVEIEKVRGNEVLFKDGKCHSFDSIIFCTGFNRSTQRWLKGGDDLLNENGLVKVSNFSNYWKGKNNLYCVGLAQKRFFGASSDAQNVANDIASLLN, from the exons atggtGGAAAAAGCAGAAGTGATAATAGTAGGTGCTGGAACTTCAGGTTTAGCTGCTGCAGCATGCTTAACACAAAAATCAGTACCATTCACTCTTCTCGAAAGAGAAGATTGTTTTGCTTCCTTATGGCAAAAATACACCTATGACCGTCTTCACCTTCACCTTGGAAAAAAAGTGTGTGAGCTTCCCTTTCTTCCATTCCCTGATTCCTACCCTCGCTATGTTCCTAAGAAGCTCTTCATTGAGTATTTAGACTCATATGTGAAGCACTTCAACATCAACCCTTTGTACTACAGATCTGTGGAGCTTGCGGAGTTTGATGAGGTGGATCGGAAGTGGAAGGTGAAGGCTAAGAATAGAAGCTCCGGTGAGGTTGAAGAGTATTCTGGAAGGTTCTTGGTGGTGGCTACTGGGGAGACTGCTGAGCCACGTGTCCCTCGGGTTGAAGGTTTGGAGAGTTTCAAAGGGAAAGTGATGCACTCCACAGGATACAAGAATGGGAAGGAGTTCAAAGATGAACATGTTCTTGTTGTTGGTTCTGGTAATTCTGGCATGGAGATTGCTTTGGATTTGTCCAATTTCGGTGCCAAACCTTCCATCATTGTTCGAAGCCCG GTTCATATTCTATCAAGGAATATGATGTATTATTCAGGGATGTTGTTGAAGTATTTGTCCCTAAGCACAGTGGAGAAGCTGCTTGTTATAGTGAGTAGGATAGTGTATGGGGATCTGAGCAAGTATGGGTTACCTTGGCCAAGTGAAGGACCTTTCACCATGAAAATCAAGTATGGCAAGTTTCCTATCATTGACTTGGGAACTATCAAGAAAATCAAGCATGGAGAGATTCAg GTGTTATCGGTAGAAATAGAGAAAGTTAGAGGTAACGAAGTGTTGTTTAAAGATGGCAAGTGTCACTCATTTGATTCGATCATATTTTGCACTGGCTTCAATAGATCAACACAAAGGTGGCTCAAG GGAGGTGATGATCTTCTGAATGAAAATGGTTTAGTCAAGGTAAGTAATTTTTCAAATTACTGGAAGGGTAAGAACAATTTGTACTGCGTTGGGCTTGCACAAAAAAGATTCTTTGGAGCTAGCAGTGATGCTCAAAATGTAGCAAATGATATTGCCTCACTTCTCAATTAA